The following nucleotide sequence is from Nothobranchius furzeri strain GRZ-AD chromosome 6, NfurGRZ-RIMD1, whole genome shotgun sequence.
AACCATCTGGGAAGCAATGTTGGGGAAATGTTATGGTCTGAACTGCTGGTCTGCCCCTGGGACCAAAAGGTTCACAGCCATTGTTTTATTCCTGATTTCTGCATGAAATAAAAAGGAGAGCAGCTGTGAGAAAGCTGAAGCTAAAAGGCAAATGGACCAACAACATGATGGTCCTTTAAACCCAGGATCGGCTCAGAAAGACCAATTATCAAGCCCACAAATGGGGGTGATTTTAATACAGCAATAAAATCCCAAACTTCTTGCAATAATAGGATGCTTTTTAATGACCGAGTTCTCAAAATGCTTACAAGTCCGTGTCAGAGACAAGTAAACAAATACACAACAGAACAAGCCAGTTGTGCGTCCtcattttataataaaaaaatcatctgttgaaaatatttattttgttgcTGTCTGGAGATGGATACTTATTATCTTATGTTGCTTATTTCCAGAGCTAAAGTAAAATAACCTAAAAAAATTActgaataaatgcaaataaaaacaaatataaaaaaactGCATCAATTTCTATATAGCAAAagttgaagaaaaagaaaaaaaatgtttggaCGACTTATTATTCATTTCATTTATGCAAATTAATTTTAAATTTCAAATATGACAACACTTTTAGCTGGAGTGTTTATTGAAAATTTCATCTTATTAAATATCCTTTTCTTTACCATTTTCTTTGAGTCACAGTATGAGCAAAGCTGAAGGAGAAAATGAAAAAGCAGTTTGGAGGATTAccaattaattttatttatgagtCAAAATTGGCAGTTGTACAGAGAAAATTAAAGATCATTTCTGCTAATGCTTAATAATTTTACTTGGTTGCTTCCATATATGCTTTTGTGCAGAAGCATATTACAGTCAGTGCGGGGAAAAAATTAAAAGGTCATTATTCCGTAAAAACAAGAAACTCATTAAAACTTGATATAAATCTTGTTTCAACAAGAAACTTTCTCGTAATAATAAGACAACTCTAACGTGTGAAACACAGACATCCTGCAAGGATGTTTGAATCCCGTCCAGAAGAAACTCAATTAAATGGAGTCAAAAAGAGCTTCTTTAAGAGGCAGTAACAAGTCAGAAGAACGTATTCCTCCACACTTTCGTCCTCCACATTGAAAACAACGGAGAAAACAGCCCGAGTCCTCACGATTTCTTGTCCAAGCAAAATGGCGGTAGTTCTGCTTTGTAGTTTAGATGCAGCTTTCAACATGAAatttgacttcctgtttgtgctcTTTCACATTTAAAAACGTTGAAATCTTTTCACAGTCACAAATGATGTATGTCCTGATATTACCTTAGCATGTTCTTTCtgtgtgggaagtctgtgggtgtTTTAATGTTATTTGCCTACAATTAAAAACAATAGGTATGAAGAACTGCCATTCTGTTGCCTTGGCAACGGGATGTACATGGCGCAGCTGGCAGAGAAGAGAACTAGCGAGCGTAACTTGTTGTTTCAAGCATCACTGTTTGACACTTTTATCCCGGTTGTTGTTTAACTGCCGCTGTTGTACTTCCTAAAGTTTTAACATCAGGAACTGGAATAGTCGCCTGGTTCGTTCTGAGTAGAACTCCAAAACATAGAACCGCCATTTTACTATTATAATCTTTCATTATTACAAGTTATTAAATATGTTATTTTGAGAAACTTATATCTGATAATATATACATCAGTTTGTAACAAGAAAGTTTCTCGTTATTACAAGATCACTTCATTTTTTCCCCTCGAACTGACGGTAATACACCGCCATATGTTTTAGATTAATAACCCAACATTTTCAACAAACATGATGGTTGCATACATATCCAAaagatattttaaattttttgtttgctTTTGGTTCTGTTGTTGTCTTTTTAACCTAAATTATTCTGCAGTACAATCACACAAGTTCATCTAATtgcttttgaatttttttttgctgcttaaagagtaagtcaccccctaccagattcttattcAACCCccgcttcctgtttgaaaaatgcaacaaatgttttTGCCTAgctgaccgagagggcagagccgctaacacatacacacacaggctcacaacgacattgtgacatcatatggtaccagctaacgttctagggtacctcttagccaatagcgatggcagatttttcATTCAACTGCAgtacagtttttacctgacaacggcacaacactgacagtttcaggcagaaaattaaaatttcaactaaaatgcactaaagtgcaaaactattgacaacacgtgtctgcagcacaattagacacacatttatatagtttatcaggaaagaaaacgttgatttgggggtgacttgttctttaaatgcATATTTAGATTGTTAGTTTTTTAGCCACATCAATATTTTATCTCCAAAACCAAGACAAAGTTATACAAACCCAAACTAGGTCAGATTAAACACTTCCTGTGTTCACCTCAGCTCACAGCTTGTTGGAACAGTCTCTATCATCCTGGGTCCACGAACCAGGAAATATGCCCCATTTTTTTCCCAACAGAGCTTTGCAGATCTCCACTGAGAGCTTAAAGTATTTacaatgctgcagtgtgtgtgtgtgtgtgtgtgtgtgtgtgtgtgtgtttccctagCAAAGCCTCCCTGTAGATGGAATTACAGCTAATGAGGGAGGTATGGCCAAACAGATGGAGCTGCAGACTCATCCGCTGCTTCTGGGAGTTTGAGAtgagttttgtttgtttattttggaaAAACTGCCAAATTAAAGGGTTTAATCTCAAACACTGTTTCCCTCTCGGCTTTAACCGGCTTCATAGTGAGCTCAAACACTAAGCTGGATGGTGTCAGATCTAaggaatttaaaaaaaataaagaaacagtCAAAGCAGTGATGTGATGAACATTTGGTTATAAAAACAttagtttttaaaagtaaagacaCTTTGGAAATTAAGAAAACCTTTATTTTTTATATTGAAGAGCGTTATTTGTTGCTTATTGACAACGGGACCCAAAATTACTTTAATAATAGCGATTAAAAATGACTTCAAATTGTttacagccccaacagcattagtGGTATGACATCTGAAAACTAGCTAAAATAGTTAATATACAATTATTTACATAAACTGCTCTGCAGTTTTTAGtttacaccaaaaaaaaaaaaaaaaagaaaacatgcgACGTGTCATTTTCGAAGCCCTGGTGTTCATGTGCTCATGTAGGAAAACAGCACATGCGTTATGTTGGTGTGCTTCAAATGGCCAGCTCACATGGTTTTTCACCATGGGAAATAGTGGCACACATCTGCAAATGATAAAATATAGATATAAAATATAGATATGTGGAAAAACACCTAATGATCTGTTTCTCTGAGAAGTTGAATCATCTGAACTAACACAGGAATCGTCCAAACCACTCAAACATTATTTAGGGGTGAATCATGAATCTGTATGAAGTCACAAAGATGTGTGATCTCAGAAATGTTCATGTCTTTTCCCACAAAAAATATTTGAGCCGCAACAATCATAGTAGTGCAAAGAAGTATTTTACCTTTTGTCCCTAATTTAGTGATGTGCTGCCTTCCTTTTTAATATTTCATTGGGTTTGAACATGAAGCACCCTTCCTTTAATCTCCACTCTGCAGGAAATACTCAGTGTCATTTTAAACCTCCGATTAATGATGTCTGTGGGGGAAAAACGGTGAATAATCCAACACAAATCTGGATTTTATTCCCACTCGTGCTTTTACTGGATGCTGGGTGCCACCAGGTATCCGTTGAAGGTGATGTAAACATCGACATCGTCGCTGTAAACGGCGTTCTCCCTCTCCCGTTTGTACAGCCGGACCCAGACCTCGTCGTTCAGAGCCAGATCCAGCATGACGCTCTGGCTCTGCATGATGGACCTCTCGCTGGGCTGAGCGTAAAGAATCACCTGCTCCTTGTCATTGTGCATCAGGTGGAGGTAGGTCTCCTTGAAGTTCCAGGTGTGGATGTTGACATTGAAGAAGTAGACCCCTGGTACGTAGCAGTAGAACTTGCCTTTGAACATATTAAAGTGCTCGTGCAGGTTGACAAATACTGTGTCGAAAATCAGCGCCTGGTAGTAGTCCACACTGTGCAGGGCCTTGCGACGCCCCACAGAAAAGGAAGAGTGAGGTATCTTGCAGGCATCTCCTGGGGCACCTGCCTGGCCTTTGCTGCCTTTAGGCCCAATGGGTCCTCTGTGGCCAGAAGGGCCCTCCAGGCCGGGCTTTCCAGGAGTGCCTTTGTCTCCTTTGTCACCTTTATCACCTGGAGACACAATGAACACAAAAAATAGGTCAGAAAATAAGCTTAATAGGACGTTACTAGTGTTTTAGAGATAATCCTCTTGCTGCTACAAGGCTCCCAGAAAAGTACTTAGAAAAGTATAATACTTGTTTTTTTAATGCGATTGGTCACAGGCATGCTGAATGTAACAATGtctcctatttcctgcattagccgctcaAGGAAAAAAAGATGAAGAAATGCTCGCGTCAGAAAAAGCCACTTCTTTCTTCGTCACAGGGAAATATATGTATTCATGGACTAGTCCAGTGTAGCTTTTCAACGCAGACGGCGGTGTTGATTTCGCGGCTaaaagagagcagagcacatctcatctagtagaagctaactgttagcattagcaactccacaacagggTGGAAAATGTCAGGCTTGTGCTATTCGTAGAGATTAAACGTAAAATGGCATTTTTTACCCAGGAAAGAAGAGCAAACGAAGGTGGAAGAGTCCCATTGCTATTAGcctatcagaggcaagatgtttgcatatcattaaaggtgtggaatactcgtttaatcaatagattttcagtggtctctagtaggaattaatgccttttaAGTCGTACTCGCAGGGTAAAATCTACTGGTGCACCAttcccaggaactagaagtgaaccaCACAGTTGAGGTTCAGATGGCAGGTTtgggaatcttatttcctgatatttggacatctttcttctgattggataacagcaacacaactctaccactgactccacaaataacacaagcctggaggagttcagctgtgtggtggagttgccaacACTGATGGTTAGCTTCTAAaagtcgagatgttctctgcttgatgccttaccaacaacagccttccttcatcgcgagtcaagatgcgtgagtccacgaatgttaagcgacagtgtgatgtagatctgtcaggcttttcaaatcgtttcaccgtctattctctatcagaagctaattcaggagattgatgtaggagactatttacatgTTATGCCTGCATTAAAAACACAGAGTGACCAAATATAATCAGAaatagaatttagaaaatgttttttcagtgttgcacGCCTTTAATATTAACGAGCAAATCTTTACACCCTGCTGTTTTCCACCCCCCATTACTCCGACTGACtaacttcctgaaacaagagtgcCAGAGCTTTCTTTCCACAGAacacgactcac
It contains:
- the c1qtnf6b gene encoding complement C1q tumor necrosis factor-related protein 1, with the protein product MFTACLRLLLFLPLVCCIPSTSSTSRSLSRLCRRCCDQQDPPATSSHYQMPEVKTVINMTILKGDKGDKGDKGTPGKPGLEGPSGHRGPIGPKGSKGQAGAPGDACKIPHSSFSVGRRKALHSVDYYQALIFDTVFVNLHEHFNMFKGKFYCYVPGVYFFNVNIHTWNFKETYLHLMHNDKEQVILYAQPSERSIMQSQSVMLDLALNDEVWVRLYKRERENAVYSDDVDVYITFNGYLVAPSIQ